A genomic window from Prunus persica cultivar Lovell chromosome G2, Prunus_persica_NCBIv2, whole genome shotgun sequence includes:
- the LOC18787259 gene encoding K(+) efflux antiporter 5 isoform X1: protein MAKRKRVVFGFCYCLLTILIYARVSFSARSDKEIRERFYGNMMNSSAPESGDGTIAKMFDRVLEKEFSENDQPEGSDGSSFNNSVADQQAVLETVAKITHEKRNDTQEANGTKSFQFQGVFSLENEDSEETTTLIDKKDNVFVMSNKKSKYPVLQVDLRLISDLVVIIVSAAIGGILFSCLGQPVIVGYLLAGSLIGPGGLEFISEMVQVETVAQFGVVFLLFALGLEFSLAKLKAVGPVAVLGGLLQILTFMFLCAITAVLCGAKLSEGVFVGSFLSMSSTAVVVKFLGERNSSSALHGQVTIGTLIFQDCAVGLLFALLPVLGGHSGLFQGMVSVGKLLLVLSLYLAAASVLCWSFVPRFLKLMMHLSSQTNELYQLAVVAFCLLSAWCSDKLGLSLELGSFVAGVMISTTDLAQHTLDQVEPIRNLFAALFLSSIGMLIHVHFLWSHVDILLASVILVIVVKTAVASIVTKAFGYSFRTSFVVGVSLAQIGEFAFVLLSRASNLNLVEGKMYLLLLGTTALSLVTTPLLFKLIPAIMNLGVLMHWFPSEGTPYSEEKSLMIEAEHNRIL from the exons ATGGCGAAGAGAAAACGAGTGGTGTTTGGGTTTTGTTATTGTCTTCTGACGATTTTGATTTACGCGAGGGTTTCGTTTTCCGCGAGATCTGATAAAGAAATTAGGGAGAGGTTCTACGGGAATATGATGAACTCGTCCGCACCGGAATCCGGTGACGGCACCATTGCGAAAATGTTCGATCGGGTTCTCGAGAAAGAGTTCTCTGAGAATGATCAGCCCGaag GATCTGATGGAAGCAGCTTCAACAACAGTGTGGCTGATCAACAA GCTGTACTGGAGACTGTGGCTAAAATCACTCATGAGAAGAGAAATGACACGCAAGAGGCAAA TGGCACAAAATCATTTCAGTTTCAAGGTGTTTTTTCCCTGGAGAATGAAGATTCCGAAGAAACAACAACCTTGATTGACAAAAAG GATAATGTGTTTGTGATGTCAAACAAGAAATCCAAATATCCAGTACTTCAAGTAGATTTGAG GTTAATTTCTGATTTGGTGGTTATCATAGTTTCTGCTGCTATCGGtggaattttgttttcttgtttgggaCAACCG GTTATTGTGGGCTACCTTCTTGCGGGTTCTCTCATTGGACCAGGGGGTCTGGAGTTCATCAGTGAGATGGTACAG GTTGAAACTGTTGCACAATTTGGTGttgtatttcttctttttgctcTAGGTTTGGAGTTTTCTTTGGCTAAG TTAAAAGCTGTGGGCCCTGTAGCTGTTCTTGGAGGCCTTCTTCAAATCTTAACATTTATGTTCTTGTGTGCCATAACTGCTGTG TTGTGCGGAGCAAAGTTGTCTGAGGGAGTTTTTGTTGGTTCCTTCTTGTCAATGTCATCAACAGCAGTG GTGGTAAAATTTCTTGGAGAAAGGAATAGTAGTAGTGCTCTTCATGGTCAAGTAACAATCGGAACACTCATTTTCCAG GATTGTGCTGTTGGTTTACTGTTTGCTTTGCTCCCAGTTTTGGGTGGTCATAGTGGCCTTTTCCAAGGAATGGTATCAGTGGGGAAGCT GCTGCTAGTGTTGTCTCTATATCTTGCTGCTGCCTCTGTATTGTGTTGGTCATTTGTTCCTCGTTTTCTGAAATTGATGATGCACTTGTCCTCTCAA ACGAATGAGCTTTATCAGCTTGCTGTTGTGGCTTTCTGCTTATTATCTGCTTGG TGTAGTGATAAGCTGGGCCTTAGCCTTGAGTTGGGTTCATTTGTGGCTGGAGTTATGATATCAACCACTGACCTTGCACAACATACTTTAGACCAG GTGGAACCAATTCGTAACCTTTTTGCAGCCCTCTTCCTTTCAAGTATTGGAATGCTCATACATGTACATTTCTTGTGGAGCCATGTGGACATACTGTTAGCATCTGTTATTCTAGTTATAGTTGTAAAGACTGCCGTTGCTTCTATTGTTACTAAGGCCTTCGGATATAGCTTTAGGACATCATTTGTG GTTGGAGTCTCACTTGCTCAAATTGGAGAATTTGCTTTTGTCCTCTTAAGTCGGGCGTCGAATCTTAATCTTGTTGAG GGGAAGATGTACCTGCTTCTTCTTGGAACGACAGCACTAAGCCtg GTTACAACTCCACTCTTGTTTAAGCTGATTCCTGCCATAATGAACTTAGGAGTTCTTATGCACTGGTTTCCTTCCGAGGGCACCCCATATAGCGAG GAGAAATCTTTGATGATTGAAGCAGAACACAACAGAATATTGTGA
- the LOC18787259 gene encoding K(+) efflux antiporter 5 isoform X2 — MAKRKRVVFGFCYCLLTILIYARVSFSARSDKEIRERFYGNMMNSSAPESGDGTIAKMFDRVLEKEFSENDQPEGSDGSSFNNSVADQQAVLETVAKITHEKRNDTQEANGTKSFQFQGVFSLENEDSEETTTLIDKKDNVFVMSNKKSKYPVLQVDLRLISDLVVIIVSAAIGGILFSCLGQPVIVGYLLAGSLIGPGGLEFISEMVQVETVAQFGVVFLLFALGLEFSLAKLKAVGPVAVLGGLLQILTFMFLCAITAVLCGAKLSEGVFVGSFLSMSSTAVVVKFLGERNSSSALHGQVTIGTLIFQDCAVGLLFALLPVLGGHSGLFQGMVSVGKLLLVLSLYLAAASVLCWSFVPRFLKLMMHLSSQTNELYQLAVVAFCLLSAWCSDKLGLSLELGSFVAGVMISTTDLAQHTLDQVEPIRNLFAALFLSSIGMLIHVHFLWSHVDILLASVILVIVVKTAVASIVTKAFGYSFRTSFVVGVSLAQIGEFAFVLLSRASNLNLVEGKMYLLLLGTTALSLVTTPLLFKLIPAIMNLGVLMHWFPSEGTPYSEVSFFPPL, encoded by the exons ATGGCGAAGAGAAAACGAGTGGTGTTTGGGTTTTGTTATTGTCTTCTGACGATTTTGATTTACGCGAGGGTTTCGTTTTCCGCGAGATCTGATAAAGAAATTAGGGAGAGGTTCTACGGGAATATGATGAACTCGTCCGCACCGGAATCCGGTGACGGCACCATTGCGAAAATGTTCGATCGGGTTCTCGAGAAAGAGTTCTCTGAGAATGATCAGCCCGaag GATCTGATGGAAGCAGCTTCAACAACAGTGTGGCTGATCAACAA GCTGTACTGGAGACTGTGGCTAAAATCACTCATGAGAAGAGAAATGACACGCAAGAGGCAAA TGGCACAAAATCATTTCAGTTTCAAGGTGTTTTTTCCCTGGAGAATGAAGATTCCGAAGAAACAACAACCTTGATTGACAAAAAG GATAATGTGTTTGTGATGTCAAACAAGAAATCCAAATATCCAGTACTTCAAGTAGATTTGAG GTTAATTTCTGATTTGGTGGTTATCATAGTTTCTGCTGCTATCGGtggaattttgttttcttgtttgggaCAACCG GTTATTGTGGGCTACCTTCTTGCGGGTTCTCTCATTGGACCAGGGGGTCTGGAGTTCATCAGTGAGATGGTACAG GTTGAAACTGTTGCACAATTTGGTGttgtatttcttctttttgctcTAGGTTTGGAGTTTTCTTTGGCTAAG TTAAAAGCTGTGGGCCCTGTAGCTGTTCTTGGAGGCCTTCTTCAAATCTTAACATTTATGTTCTTGTGTGCCATAACTGCTGTG TTGTGCGGAGCAAAGTTGTCTGAGGGAGTTTTTGTTGGTTCCTTCTTGTCAATGTCATCAACAGCAGTG GTGGTAAAATTTCTTGGAGAAAGGAATAGTAGTAGTGCTCTTCATGGTCAAGTAACAATCGGAACACTCATTTTCCAG GATTGTGCTGTTGGTTTACTGTTTGCTTTGCTCCCAGTTTTGGGTGGTCATAGTGGCCTTTTCCAAGGAATGGTATCAGTGGGGAAGCT GCTGCTAGTGTTGTCTCTATATCTTGCTGCTGCCTCTGTATTGTGTTGGTCATTTGTTCCTCGTTTTCTGAAATTGATGATGCACTTGTCCTCTCAA ACGAATGAGCTTTATCAGCTTGCTGTTGTGGCTTTCTGCTTATTATCTGCTTGG TGTAGTGATAAGCTGGGCCTTAGCCTTGAGTTGGGTTCATTTGTGGCTGGAGTTATGATATCAACCACTGACCTTGCACAACATACTTTAGACCAG GTGGAACCAATTCGTAACCTTTTTGCAGCCCTCTTCCTTTCAAGTATTGGAATGCTCATACATGTACATTTCTTGTGGAGCCATGTGGACATACTGTTAGCATCTGTTATTCTAGTTATAGTTGTAAAGACTGCCGTTGCTTCTATTGTTACTAAGGCCTTCGGATATAGCTTTAGGACATCATTTGTG GTTGGAGTCTCACTTGCTCAAATTGGAGAATTTGCTTTTGTCCTCTTAAGTCGGGCGTCGAATCTTAATCTTGTTGAG GGGAAGATGTACCTGCTTCTTCTTGGAACGACAGCACTAAGCCtg GTTACAACTCCACTCTTGTTTAAGCTGATTCCTGCCATAATGAACTTAGGAGTTCTTATGCACTGGTTTCCTTCCGAGGGCACCCCATATAGCGAGGTCTCTTTCTTTCCCCCTCTCTGA